The following is a genomic window from Anopheles stephensi strain Indian unplaced genomic scaffold, UCI_ANSTEP_V1.0 ucontig90, whole genome shotgun sequence.
CTGTATAAAAGGAAACCTGAGTCTGGAAGATAACAACAGACAGAAAAACGGTCCCGACGCCGCGATTCTACACAACCCGGGCGTGATTTATGCCTTTCACCAGCCGTCCGACATTGCTGTTCCTCTTCGGTTCTGGCGTTCCTCCACTAATTAATCCAGAAATCGTTATCCAACAGGGCAAGATCTGCCACCGCAACGTGCGCACGCGGCTCTCTCAGGTGAGCCCCAAAAAACCGTCCATCCTCTGCGCCATTAACCACCGTAAATCACTTCCTTATTCGATGATCGTGtagcataataataataaaccaggcaccctttttcttcgcccggATCCCGGAGATAGGGCATTTTCTTGTGACACCataaaaacacgcacacacacacacacactgttataaaaaaacactcccCGCCTTTTGCCCACACGTCCCCTGTAGGCGTTGTTTTACATAACTTCCTTCAACGCGCGCGGTTGCGCGGGCGTCATTAAAGAAATTGTGACTATCGCCTAACTCCTTTTCGTCCGACCGGCACAACCGAAAAGCACGTCACTTTCTAACGTGTTGTACACACCCGCACAAACCAGGGGGGTGTGGGGAACTCACATAGGTTTGGGGGTTTTGATCGACGCATCGATTAGGTCTGCCAGCAAGGCTCATGTACCAATAATCGAACCCTTTAGCCGGAGTGCAATTTCTTGCGCCTCGGGTGAACGGAACGGTACCTTTGAGGGTGGCATATGGCGATCGTTGATGGAGGCAGCATTGTTATTAATTAGCTACGTGTGGTGTGAAAATAAACTTCCAGAAGCCCTATACTTAATCATGAGGTGGCATTTGAGACTCGTTTTACTGCTAGACGCCCCTAGATGGCGCTGCGGGAAGGTAGTGTATTTGAAGTAGGTTAGGATAAGCATAAGGATACAAGAGATCCTAGACCATGCTGGTGTGGGACATCCTGGCCATCATGACTATCAAATTACAAGACTATCAAATCACGGATTCGCATATCCTTTGGTGGATCGATCGTGATCGTCGCGAGTATTAGTTGATAATCCTTACCCTAGAATATAAGTTGATTTCAACGTCACGAAGACGATCACCTATACGAGCTAGATCGATCGATCCTTGAAGATTAATGTTACGTAGACGAAGGCTCTTCCTGGTAGAGGCCTAGACTTTGATCTCTTCTTGGAAGTAGCATATCTATCTCGTGATTATAGAGGCCCGCCTCCGCAACTCCATAAAACTTCGACTCAGAAGCCCTCTTTTCTAGTACCAACCAGAAGTTCTACACAATACGTTAATTAGCGATTGGCCAGGCTACACAAGCTACACCATTGCCTTCAGCTGACATTTTTCCACGAAATGATTGCTACAGGAAGTAGTTTTTCTAGCTCATGTTTGTCACGTGCAGGCAAGCTAGCTTTCGAGTAGATATTACGAACAATACCCTGCTGTCCGAACGATCATAAACATATGCCGCGTTTTCGAGCCGTTAGAAAAATGGCAACTTTATTAACCGCACGCAACGCACTTCTCGGTATTTCAtgttttcaaaattcaaaccGCCCAAACCGTCCAATGCAGTGTCAATGAGTTTATTGTTTACCCAGCCCCAGCCCAACGGGTTGCCTGTGCCTATTTTCTAACAATGGTCACATCTCCTAGCGTACGACGGCGGAGAAAGAAATTCCTTCGCAAACGGCGAAACGTGCGCTAACGTCGTTTGCGCTGGTCAGAATGCTAATTCGGTTTGAATGTTGCCAAGACCGACCGGGGTAGTGTTATCAGTACTGTCAGCCCTCTCGATCGTACACGTGTTGAACGGGCGTAAAAAAGGGTCAGCAAACGGACCAAGAATACGCTTTCTTCAGCAAAACAGACCTCCACACCGGAGAGAAGTGTCCGTTACCGGGACCGAGGGTCGATCCAACGTTACCTATGCGTAACACGTGAGATCTTAAAGATTTTTCATCGTCCCCCTGTATGTGTCGCATCAGTTGAATTCGTAATGTCCGACCGCCTACCTGACGATTGACGGAGCCCGGCGTTGTATCGTTGCTGCCCCCAGTCTGGTAAACGGTTCCGTCTATCGTCACCCGCGGTACGCAGCGACATGGCCGTGTCGGTTTAGCCGTTTATTTATGACAATTAGTACGTCGGATTGGATGCCGTCAAAAGGAGACCACAGCCAATCGGGGGCAAGCTATTTGACGGACAGTATCCGGACTTGAGATGGATAAAGATATTACACGCCGCGACGAGCTTCACCCGTCTTCATTGGCACCTTGGGTAGACTAGATATTCATCTTGGGTGCCAACGAGTAGCGATGCCTATCAGTGCCAGGAACTGTGCTTATGGTGCTTTGGGGGATTTCAAAATTTCGAGTGTTGCTGTTATGTTGAAGAATTAGACGTTTGGAAAAATCCTCCGCAAGGatgttaaattaaatacaaaacattaatataaaaataaattttaagtgGGTTCAAACTATGTTATGTGTGCTATATCCTCGAGAGATCATGATCCACTGCTCATTTGTGAACACCTCACCACCCCGATTTGGGTTTTAATCTTTAAGGAAAAATTGtatcttaaaaataaataccaccaACATCTCGCTAGGTCAGTGTACCATAATTCTTGACACAAAATTGCGTTCTATTGCGACAGGTTGTGCTACTCACATGTCAGGTTAATACTTCTCGAGCTCACGCGAGGGCACAAAGTGCACGCTGACACACGTGCTTCACACTTCAAACCCactcacaaaaacacacacacgcacactcaatttcactcactcacgcacAATAACCCCCCAATCGAATGCAATGCACAGAGAAAACCGCAAAGGAAAACACTTCCATCCACACGCCCCAAACGAAACGATCACTACACACACCGAGGCACATCTCGACAGGCACTTTTGGGATGTTGGAAATATAAAAACATTCTCACTTCAACCCAAATACGCACTCCCGGACGCACTAGAGCTTCACGCTTCACACAAatttcgcttctttttcttctacttgcATCGAAACATTCCAGACATTCGGGACGGCACTACACTATTTCGTTTCGAGTGcgatgcgcacacacacgctaacgCATACCGTTGACACTTTAATGCACTTTACGCATCTGCTTCTCATTCACTGTATCACCACTTCATAATGcagcacacttcagcttgatgCAGCAAAACGCATTCTTGGTCACATTTTTCCCCCCTAGGAGCAACTAGAACTAGAGCACGAAACGCTTTTGTTTACTAACTCTGCAAGACATTTAGCCTGCCTAAACCCGATCTACCAACACACGGGGACAGTGTGATATGGGGCTATTGCTCGATCATCTCATTTTGACAGACAATGCGTGTGCAACCTACTTTATGGCTACCTGTCCTCGACCTACACAAGAGtcgcagaaaaaaagcagcaacaacaaaatggccaGAGATGAGCTGAAGCGGCGGCGAGGTGGTGCAACTCTTTTCGGGAGATAGAAATCGCTTCGAATGCGTGAAATTATCGCATCCATCCGAGGATCGGACGGAAGAACGCACGAACCTTATGACAACAAAGCACCAACAACGGGACAAGACTCGCATTCTGAGCGGTAAAGAGATTGTGCGGTTTTAAAATTAGAATTACCACTGGTGGCGGCGAACAATATCGTGTGGTGGTAAACGCATGGACACGCGTATGGTGGGAAATGCGGGTGAAAACTGACGCCATGATGTTGAAAATTGCGCACCGTACATTGCCACCTAGCGGAGCAGGTTGaggagcaaaaagaaaagagcgGAAGATAAGCGAGACAAATTCATCTGAGCACGGTGTTTGACAGGTAGTATTTTGACAAGGACACGATCCTAATGAATGATCGGATTGGAATTATGTGCTGATCTTTTGTGCCCATCGAGAGATCGGTTGGGTCTTCTACACTTGCGGAAACATATGCACGCGGGCAATAATTCGCACTCACTGTTACGCACTGTCACGCGATCACTTGCACCAGTAACGCCGTTCCACTTCCCGAAGTGCATTGACCGTACAAAAAATTATAAGGGAAAAGCCCCACCCTTTTCAAACCACACTCACAGTCACAAACGTcccaaaaaaccttcccggACTCGAGAGGTTCGCTTGAACCTTTCGTCGATTTCGTCGTCGTCTGTACAGCACGGCGAGACCGCGACAAACTCGCGACACGATGCGCCACCAGCCGCGTAGATACCGAAATGAAATTTTACTTTCGGGAAACTAGAACAAACCCGGCACATTTTCACGCCACTTCCGTCCCGCCCTTCAACGCCGGAGTGAAAAACGCATGATCGTGTACGATCGTCccgttggtgttggtgattTTCCCGACCCTGTCGACCCTGTATCCCCTACCAGTCTACTCCCGTGCCATGATGGGGATCTGGTTTTCCCTGCTCAAATTATCTCATTCTCTCCGTCGGATCTCttgcgaaaggaaaattcaGATATCACGGAGAGCGCTGCTGCGAACTGCAGGCCAGGAGAGCGACTAACCATTAGTGGaataatgttgttttttttttcaccccaaATAAGAATTGGCTTCCCTTGTGCTAGTTATCGTATCTCTTATGGGAACGAATTATTTACACTAGCAAGGTTAAAACACAAATAAAGATCTCCCAAACAAATCCCTTCTAATGGCGGTACGGTTCCCTGACTAGGGAATACTCGGCCTACAGTACCACTTGAAACCTTTTGGCGTACCAGCCAGTTGTCGGTGGGAATGGCACGGGGAGAGTGAGATCAGGCTAAATAGGAGCATCATCGATGTCGaaagatatatttttaaaatccaCCGACAACTAGCTAAGCCAGCCTGCTGTTCGGCTACTCCCGTCGAGAATATCGGTACGCGAGGTCAGCCTCTTGACATGAAGAACCTGCTCCTCGGGAGCTTGGGAAGCAGCGGCCCAATCGGTCCGTTTTTAATGGACTTACAATAAAATGCATCTCCCATCATGTGATCTGCCGATGGTGGCCAACAAGGCGATTAATTTGCAAAACCAACAATTGTGCCACCGCTCACCGGGCAGCCGCCGCATTGATCATCGGCCGGGACTGTTTTCGCAGTGGAGTGGGGTATCGGGATGCGCAGAATCGTGTCGCTAGTGACGCAAAAGCCGGACCACAAAACATACGCGAAATGTGCCGGGTTTTTGACGGGCTGATACACGctggtaaacaaaacaaacgaccgTACGGATTTAACTCCGCCAACGCGTGGCCATTAAATGTGTCCGTTTGGATTTGAAATACTGATCCATTGGGGATCAGTTGCATCTGTTGGCTCCGCTTCAAGAAAGCGGCTGCAGCTTGTTGTACATCTTTTTTCCCTTCGTTTTGCTAATGTGTTGTGCACAAAAAGGgggttttgaattttttttattcaaacatttataaatttttttttgatgaaCAAGCTCGGTGTATCTGATTTCTTATCTTATTTTCCCAcggaaaaacatattttccaagCCGATGATTTACTTCTGCTATCACATGTTCGTTccatattttccacttcactACAGCACGGCCTAATCGTCACGCGATCACCGCAAACGTCTGCACCAAACGTCTGCTGTCACCGGTGGTGTTTACATCAGCTGCCAAACGTCTGACATTTGCCGTTCTCCGACAAACATCGGGCCGTCGTGTTTATAAATTGCAGCTTCCTTATTTTTATTACCACCCGAACAATCCTAGCGCAATGGCAGCGGTACAGAAATTTCTCAACCTGCGCGCACCACTCGGTACCTTCGTCCGTGGCATCAGCACCGGTGTATCGCGGTTCGAAATCTTCAAAGTACAGAGCCCGGAAGAGTTCAACGAAAAGGTCCGCAACAGCAAGGACCCGGTGATAGTGGACTTCTTTGCAACGTAATACCGAATGTGAAAGTAAGCCTCGGGTGTTGTGCTCCCCTCGCTAAaccactctcgctctctgtcccTGCAGGTGGTGTGCACCGTGCCGCATGTTAACGCCCCGCATCGAAACAATTATTGGGGAAAATGAGGGCAAAATAAAGCTGGCAAAGGTAAGTCTCCACGGCATGGCATCGGCAATGGGTGCTGTTGCCATTATGTAATAGGCCCGTTTTATGACGCGAAATCTCCCTGCAGGTTGACATCGACGAACACACCGACCTGGCGCTGGACTATGAGGTAGCGTCCGTCCCGGTGCTGCTAGCGATTCGCAATGGCAAAGTGGAGCAGCGTTTGGTCGGTTTGCAGGACACGGACAAGCTGCGAACGTGGGTACAGAACGTGGTGGGAAAGACGAAATGATGATTCGGAATAGCTAGTAGGGTGGTCCCCCTGTAAGGAGGCTGTCGATAATTTGTGCTCATTTTCATCATCCATTAGATGGATCACGTGTGTCCCTTTTTCCCGAACCAGGAAACAAGGGCTGGTCATGTATGTTTTCTTCTGTTACGATAAAGTGTGTAAAGTGCGTTAGTGTGAAACCTTATCTTTCCATAGTCTGGAATAAAGCGGACGCAAGAATATACGCGATAGTTCGATCACTCTATACACATGCATGGTATATTTCATGTGTTCCTCATTGCTTATCCCAAAAACTGTAACAGTTCCCTCGCACGCTCGTACTTGCTACTGGCCTGCAACGTTTCGTCGCCATCGGCAGCAGCTGCCTTCGCATCACCGTCCTTTATAATGCTTTTGGCCCGCTTCACCAACAGCTCCTTACTGCTGCCCTTCGATCCACCCAGATACTCCAGCGCGATCGGCCACAAGTCGGCATTAATTTCAACCTCGTCAAACACGTGCTGCTGGATGTGAATCTGTGTCTGCTTGTGGAACTTCCACTTGTCCCGGTTGGTGCTCCAACACTCCAGATACTTGCACATCTCTTCCCGATCCTTTATCTTAGACTTTTTTCGCTTCTCCTCGTCCTGCGCCGCGAGTTTTTCACGTCTCTTTGcccgttttccctttttagtTTTCAACTTGATGCCAGCGATCTGATCGATCGTTGTCCCAGCCACTATGGCGTTACTGTCGGCTTTGGAAACTTTCGGCGGTACTTCGTCTTCCTCGTCCACGGTTTCCGGTGGAACGGCGGAACGTTTTTTGCTAggttttttaaacgaaatgAGCTGTTCGTCCTCTTCCGCTGCATCTTCCGGctgttgatttttctttttctttttggatttCTTCCCTTCCACGCTTCCATTCACATCCTCAGCACCGTTGTTGCTTGAGATGTGTTTCGCGCCTTCTTCAGCCGTATCCTCAtggtcgtttttctttttctttgtagACTTTTTCGCTCCTGCTCCTGTTGATTCCACCGTCACACCATCAGCGTGACTATTTGTGTCGGACTCTTGCAGTtctttagttttctttttcttgtcctTTTTAGTTCCGTTCAAGTCGgttccattcgtttctgtCGGTGATTCGATTTCGGCAGGTGAAtgcttttcgcttttcttcttGGCCGGCGATGGCACATCTTGCGACTCTGTGAAGCAAATCGAACATTAGCACTTGCAGCACCTTCACAGAACATAATCAAATGCTTTACTCTACCTGCGTGCTCTGCAGGACCCACATTTTCTGCGTGTACCGCTGAAAGTTTATTCTTTTTACCCATTTTTGAACCAAATCACACACGCGGTCCGGTCAAAACAAGCCGCACAAAGTTTGTTTCCAAAGTTGTTTGACAACCGCAGTTTGACAGGTCTGCAGCCCGCACGACATACGTCATTGGCCGTGTGTCAAACTCCATCTTGCACCCAGGTGACAGCACTGAAAACGTAACTTTTGCAGCAACATTTCGAAACACATAATTTTCGTGTTTGTCCTTCGGCGCTGCCTTTTTTGCAAATTTCCTTGTGTGTTTCCCTCCATTCTCTTGCAGCGTACAGGTTGCGAACGAACGCAGCACGCGTTGGTTTAGCTTTCTACCAAACGCGGATTTCACAAGGTCGTACTGGTCGTGTttttgtgcagcagcagcagcaccagcagcgccAAGGAGGCA
Proteins encoded in this region:
- the LOC118517275 gene encoding thioredoxin, mitochondrial-like, giving the protein MAAVQKFLNLRAPLGTFVRGISTGVSRFEIFKVQSPEEFNEKVRNSKDPVIVDFFATWCAPCRMLTPRIETIIGENEGKIKLAKVDIDEHTDLALDYEVASVPVLLAIRNGKVEQRLVGLQDTDKLRTWVQNVVGKTK
- the LOC118517274 gene encoding uncharacterized protein C7orf50 homolog; this encodes MGKKNKLSAVHAENVGPAEHAESQDVPSPAKKKSEKHSPAEIESPTETNGTDLNGTKKDKKKKTKELQESDTNSHADGVTVESTGAGAKKSTKKKKNDHEDTAEEGAKHISSNNGAEDVNGSVEGKKSKKKKKNQQPEDAAEEDEQLISFKKPSKKRSAVPPETVDEEDEVPPKVSKADSNAIVAGTTIDQIAGIKLKTKKGKRAKRREKLAAQDEEKRKKSKIKDREEMCKYLECWSTNRDKWKFHKQTQIHIQQHVFDEVEINADLWPIALEYLGGSKGSSKELLVKRAKSIIKDGDAKAAAADGDETLQASSKYERARELLQFLG